GTTTAAGCTCTTTCTTCTGCTCTTCAATCTCCTCATTTCTCTTGCCTAGCAATTGGATCAATCGCTGATGTCGTTGTTTCTGATAATAAAACAAAATAGCTAACGAAGCAAGCAAGATGCTGATTAACCCAAAAATGGTAAGTTGCAGATGACGTTCCTTAGTTAAATGTGCAATGTGCTCTTCTTTTTGTGCTACCTCATATCGGGTTGAAATGTCGGCAATAGTTTGTGTTTGGTTATCTGAAAATAAAGTATCAGTGGCCTCTACCTGCAAACTACGATAATAAAAAGCCTGCTTATAATCATCAATTGCCGCATATAATTCAGAAAGAGTCAGAGAAGCTTCCTTGATTCGAATCCATTGTTTGTATTGTTGGGCAATCTGCAAACTTCGTAAAGAAAGGGCTATTGCTTTGTGGTATTCTTTCTTTCTCTGATAACAAATGGCGATATTATTGAGTGTTGTAGGAAACAACTCTGTTTTATTCAGCCTTTCTTTCTCTGCCAGCGCCTTTTCCAAATAGATAAGTGCATTGTCTGATTCATTGATCAACACATAAGAATAACCTATGTTGTTAAGCAACCGTATTATCTCCTCTGTATCATGTAGTGATTCACTTACTTCTAAAGCTTGCTGATAGGCATGTAAAGCCTGAGGGTATTCCTTTTTGTTAAAGTAAATGCCCCCCATACTATGAAGTGCATAGGCATACTCTTTAAAATAACTAAGTTTCTGAGCGAGATTGGCTGCTTTCTGATAACAAGCAATACTCTTATCAAACATACGTTGTTTTTCCAGTATACGGCCAATATTCATATTGCTCACCATACTACCTCTGGGGTATTGATTCACTTCAGACATAAGCAATGCCTGCTGGCTATATTCCATGGCTTTTGCATCATCAAAACTCAGATAGACTTTACCTATATTGTTTAACACTTTGATATAGGTTGTATCACCTGCTCTACTAGTTTCCAGGACACTTCTGAGACTATCTATTTTCTTTTGAGGAGCACTTGCAGCATGGCGAGTCTGTGCCATAAGAGGCAGAATACCAAAAAGCCATACTATGTATAAAAAGAGTTTCTTCATCTTCCCGATATCAGGATTCATTCTGAGGATATCAGAGGAATTTTGCTACTATTACCTATTTTTCTTAACCGTAGTTGCCAGAATACAAAAAACTAAATGGTAAAAAGGGACTAATTTTCCATATTAACAAGAAACGTCCATTTTTTTCAAACACGCCCGTATAGAGACATTTTACTATCTCATATCAGAAACTCGTTTTCAGTTAATTAGCTTACTCTATTAAATAACTAGACTTTAGTTAGTAGGAAGAAAGAATCCTGTTCCAAAACGTTGGGCTTCCGTATATTTTTCTCTATTTTGCTTCCTTCCCTACCACAATCAAACCTTATCCAATGTATATGAAGAAGATTTATCTGTTTTGCCTGCTTTTAGGCCCAATGCTGTCATTTGCACAAAGCAAA
This genomic stretch from Xanthocytophaga agilis harbors:
- a CDS encoding tetratricopeptide repeat protein, which codes for MKKLFLYIVWLFGILPLMAQTRHAASAPQKKIDSLRSVLETSRAGDTTYIKVLNNIGKVYLSFDDAKAMEYSQQALLMSEVNQYPRGSMVSNMNIGRILEKQRMFDKSIACYQKAANLAQKLSYFKEYAYALHSMGGIYFNKKEYPQALHAYQQALEVSESLHDTEEIIRLLNNIGYSYVLINESDNALIYLEKALAEKERLNKTELFPTTLNNIAICYQRKKEYHKAIALSLRSLQIAQQYKQWIRIKEASLTLSELYAAIDDYKQAFYYRSLQVEATDTLFSDNQTQTIADISTRYEVAQKEEHIAHLTKERHLQLTIFGLISILLASLAILFYYQKQRHQRLIQLLGKRNEEIEEQKKELKLLNDTLYSVNQNLEELVIRRTQDLQKQNEQLREYAFINSHKLRLYVSRLQGLLNIMPFEDDSTGFNQLIDHLVTSTEELDKLTREISRLLEEKGGFDRHDLSDVKE